From Zingiber officinale cultivar Zhangliang chromosome 5B, Zo_v1.1, whole genome shotgun sequence, the proteins below share one genomic window:
- the LOC121987905 gene encoding transcription factor ILR3-like — protein MGANSIGEYWDDDGGSDGELRCAIESFCGMDSTAGVHIEEAYADVHDTEKTSSRKRTWDDPFMKTKSKACREKMRRDKLNGRFSQLSSVLNTRRPPKSDKASILTDAASVLTQLKTEAQELKESNEKLKVTIKDLKIEKNELRKEKMKLKADKEKLEHRIKAISLPPAHFMPHPLAYHPAAAPAASANVHAPSNKAARFAAYPGMGMWQWLPSAAIDTTKDTNLWPPNA, from the exons ATGGGAGCCAACTCGATCGGCGAATACTGGGACGACGACGGGGGATCCGACGGCGAGCTCCGCTGTGCGATCGAGAGCTTCTGTGGCATGGATTCCACCGCCGG AGTGCACATCGAGGAGGCCTATGCTGATGTTCATGATACTGAGAAGACGAGCTCCAGGAAAAG AACTTGGGATGATCCATTCATGAAAACCAAGTCGAAAGCCTGCCGTGAGAAAATGCGCCGTGACAAGCTAAATGGCAG GTTCTCTCAACTTTCTTCAGTACTTAACACTCGCCGACCTCCTAAGTCGGACAAGGCTAGTATTCTAACGGATGCAGCTAGTGTGTTGACACAGTTAAAAACTGAAGCACAAGAACTTAAGGAATCAAATGAAAAGCTTAAAGTAACAATCAAGGATCTCAAG ATTGAGAAGAATGAGCTCCGCAAAGAGAAGATGAAACTGAAGGCTGATAAGGAGAAATTGGAGCACCGAATCAAGGCCATAAGCTTGCCCCCAGCTCACTTCATGCCACATCCACTTGCATATCATCCAGCTGCTGCTCCTGCTGCAAGTGCAAATGTTCATGCGCCATCCAACAAGGCTGCCCGCTTTGCTGCATATCCTGGCATGGGCATGTGGCAATGGCTTCCTTCTGCCGCGATCGACACCACAAAAGACACAAACCTTTGGCCTCCTAATGCATGA
- the LOC121986171 gene encoding extensin-like, which translates to MADRRRSPSNGVQKAVWASKIVFSLLGILSVVRLAVPPAAGVLAPALPRLWASLCSCLSPPYLFVVIHLIVLVIWKLSDQKHHHGPPEATEAVKIKAFESAPPPPAAQAVPLSPRPTPATPKPLDPDSDGDPLDKEAESSEENDSMEATWKAITEKTPRVGENPGPRRPPPPPSPPPEATEAVKIKSFESAPPPPAAQAVPLSPRPTPATPKPLDPDSDGDPLDKEAESSAENDSMEATWKAIMEKTPRGGENPGPRRPPPPPSPPTAAIRARLPSVTGRDELNRRFDDFIKKRHDQIRLQRHESNQRRLQMMDSGFH; encoded by the coding sequence ATGGCGGATCGCAGGAGATCTCCCAGCAATGGCGTCCAGAAGGCCGTTTGGGCATCCAAGATCGTTTTTTCCCTTCTTGGGATCCTCTCCGTGGTGAGGCTCGCCGTCCCTCCCGCCGCCGGCGTCCTCGCCCCCGCCCTCCCGCGCCTCTGGGCCTCCCTCTGCTCCTGCCTCTCGCCGCCGTATCTCTTCGTCGTCATCCATCTCATCGTCCTCGTCATATGGAAGCTCTCCGACCAGAAGCACCACCACGGCCCGCCGGAGGCGACGGAAGCCGTGAAGATCAAGGCTTTCGAGAGTGCCCCTCCTCCTCCCGCTGCTCAAGCCGTCCCTCTCTCGCCCCGACCTACGCCGGCAACGCCTAAACCCCTAGATCCAGATTCCGACGGCGATCCATTGGACAAGGAGGCGGAGAGCTCGGAGGAGAACGACTCCATGGAAGCAACTTGGAAGGCGATCACGGAGAAGACCCCCCGAGTCGGAGAGAACCCAGGACCGAGGAGGCCGCCTCCGCCTCCATCGCCGCCGCCGGAGGCGACGGAAGCCGTGAAGATCAAGTCTTTCGAGAGTGCCCCTCCTCCTCCCGCCGCTCAAGCCGTCCCTCTCTCGCCCCGACCTACGCCGGCAACGCCTAAACCCCTAGATCCAGATTCCGACGGCGATCCATTGGACAAGGAGGCGGAGAGCTCGGCGGAGAACGACTCCATGGAAGCAACTTGGAAGGCGATCATGGAGAAGACCCCCCGAGGCGGAGAGAACCCAGGACCGAGGAGGCCGCCTCCGCCTCCATCGCCGCCGACGGCGGCCATTCGGGCGAGGCTGCCGTCGGTGACGGGCCGCGACGAGTTGAACCGGCGATTCGACGATTTCATAAAGAAACGACACGATCAAATCCGGCTTCAGAGGCATGAATCGAATCAGAGAAGATTACAGATGATGGATTCAGGATTCCACTGA
- the LOC121986172 gene encoding tetraspanin-19-like isoform X2, with protein MESVARACLQSALKAVNYVLGLVGIGVIIYSLRSIGIWYLRTGDFSSIAVADGNPPWFMCASLGIGISLILITCAGHIAAETANDHCLSCYAIVVFLLIMLEAAAAADIFLNRDWEQDFPEDITGIVHLLVNIA; from the exons ATGGAGTCGGTCGCTAGGGCTTGCCTGCAATCAGCACTCAAGGCGGTGAACTACGTGCTCGGGCTGGTGGGGATCGGAGTCATCATCTACTCGCTCCGGTCTATCGGTATTTGGTACTTGCGCACCGGTGATTTTTCCTCTATTGCCGTGGCAGATGGGAATCCCCCATG GTTCATGTGTGCTTCTCTAGGCATTGGGATTTCCTTGATATTGATAACCTGTGCTGGTCATATTGCTGCTGAAACTGCTAACGATCATTGCCTGTCTTGT TATGCAATAGTTGTCTTTTTGCTCATCATGTTAGAGGCTGCAGCTGCTGCAGATATTTTTCTGAACAGAGATTGGGAACAG GATTTCCCAGAAGATATAACAG GCATTGTCCATCTTCTTGTCAATATTGCTTAA
- the LOC121986172 gene encoding tetraspanin-19-like isoform X1 — MESVARACLQSALKAVNYVLGLVGIGVIIYSLRSIGIWYLRTGDFSSIAVADGNPPWFMCASLGIGISLILITCAGHIAAETANDHCLSCYAIVVFLLIMLEAAAAADIFLNRDWEQDFPEDITGKFDELKNFVRSNSELGQWIGALIIASEALSIFLSILLKALGPEDQTDYESDDDVVQTRLPFLRNQVQKTPHVPDQQLMAFDC; from the exons ATGGAGTCGGTCGCTAGGGCTTGCCTGCAATCAGCACTCAAGGCGGTGAACTACGTGCTCGGGCTGGTGGGGATCGGAGTCATCATCTACTCGCTCCGGTCTATCGGTATTTGGTACTTGCGCACCGGTGATTTTTCCTCTATTGCCGTGGCAGATGGGAATCCCCCATG GTTCATGTGTGCTTCTCTAGGCATTGGGATTTCCTTGATATTGATAACCTGTGCTGGTCATATTGCTGCTGAAACTGCTAACGATCATTGCCTGTCTTGT TATGCAATAGTTGTCTTTTTGCTCATCATGTTAGAGGCTGCAGCTGCTGCAGATATTTTTCTGAACAGAGATTGGGAACAG GATTTCCCAGAAGATATAACAGGTAAGTTTGATGAGTTGAAGAACTTTGTGAGGTCAAATTCTGAGTTGGGCCAATGGATAGGTGCTTTGATAATAGCTTCAGAA GCATTGTCCATCTTCTTGTCAATATTGCTTAAGGCTCTCGGGCCTGAGGATCAAACTGACTATGAGAGTGACGATGATGTTGTACAAACAAGATTACCTTTTTTGAGAAACCAGGTTCAAAAGACTCCTCACGTGCCTGATCAACAATTAATGGCATTTGATTGCTAA